Proteins found in one Pseudomonas marvdashtae genomic segment:
- a CDS encoding pirin family protein, translated as MTAPLIVRPRAEDVEGQPILRPLPSAKCRSVGPFVFFDHMLQTSYPADKGMNIRQHPHIGLSTLTYLFEGTLQHKDSLGSDQVVRAGDVSWMTAGSGIAHVERTPDSLLGSAFVMHGLQVWLASPKSHEQGPGHYSHHPAQTLPVSNNLGVSIRMIAGSGFCLESPVPVLSPTLYAELNLQTATTLLIPTEHEERALYVLSGEAQLDGEPLEPHSLVILPAGEEMALFADSDCHAVLFGGAPLDGPRRMNWNFVSSDPARIDEARQRWAAGDWPTVPGESERIELP; from the coding sequence ATGACCGCTCCCCTGATCGTTCGTCCCCGTGCAGAAGATGTGGAAGGCCAGCCCATTCTGCGGCCGCTGCCGTCGGCCAAATGCCGCAGCGTCGGACCCTTCGTGTTTTTCGATCACATGCTGCAAACCTCCTACCCGGCCGATAAAGGCATGAATATCCGCCAGCACCCGCATATTGGCCTGTCCACCCTCACCTACCTGTTCGAGGGAACACTCCAACACAAGGACAGCCTGGGTTCCGATCAGGTGGTGCGTGCCGGGGACGTGAGCTGGATGACGGCGGGCAGCGGCATCGCCCATGTCGAGCGCACCCCTGACTCATTGCTGGGCAGCGCTTTTGTCATGCATGGCCTGCAAGTCTGGTTGGCTTCGCCCAAGTCCCATGAGCAAGGGCCAGGGCACTACAGCCATCATCCGGCCCAGACCCTGCCGGTCAGCAATAACCTGGGCGTCAGCATCCGCATGATTGCCGGGTCAGGCTTTTGCCTGGAGTCGCCGGTCCCGGTACTGTCGCCTACGCTGTATGCCGAACTGAACCTGCAAACCGCGACGACACTGCTGATCCCGACCGAGCATGAAGAACGCGCACTGTATGTCCTGAGCGGCGAGGCGCAGCTGGACGGTGAACCGCTGGAGCCTCATTCGCTGGTGATACTGCCAGCGGGGGAAGAGATGGCACTGTTTGCCGACAGCGATTGTCACGCCGTGCTGTTCGGCGGCGCTCCGCTGGATGGGCCACGTCGGATGAACTGGAATTTCGTTTCCAGCGACCCGGCCCGCATAGACGAAGCCCGCCAGCGCTGGGCGGCCGGGGACTGGCCGACGGTGCCGGGGGAAAGCGAGCGGATCGAATTGCCCTAG
- the fabA gene encoding 3-hydroxyacyl-[acyl-carrier-protein] dehydratase FabA, translated as MTKQNAFTREDLLRCSRGELFGPGNAQLPAPNMLMVDRITHISEEGGKYGKGELVAELDITPDLWFFACHFEGDPVMPGCLGLDAMWQLVGFFLGWQGLPGRGRALGSGEVKFFGQVLPTAKKITYNIHIKRVLKGKLNMAIADGSVAVDGREIYTAEGLRVGVFTSTDNF; from the coding sequence ATGACCAAACAAAACGCCTTTACTCGGGAAGATCTGCTGCGCTGCAGTCGCGGTGAGCTGTTCGGCCCAGGTAACGCGCAACTGCCCGCCCCGAACATGCTGATGGTGGATCGCATTACCCATATCAGCGAAGAGGGTGGCAAGTACGGCAAAGGTGAATTGGTCGCCGAGCTGGATATCACTCCGGACCTGTGGTTCTTCGCCTGTCACTTCGAAGGCGACCCGGTGATGCCGGGCTGCCTGGGCCTGGATGCCATGTGGCAACTGGTCGGCTTCTTCCTCGGCTGGCAGGGCCTGCCGGGTCGCGGTCGCGCCTTGGGCTCGGGCGAAGTGAAGTTCTTCGGTCAGGTTCTGCCGACCGCCAAGAAGATCACCTATAACATTCATATCAAACGCGTCCTCAAGGGCAAGCTGAACATGGCCATTGCCGATGGTTCGGTGGCTGTCGACGGTCGCGAGATCTACACCGCCGAAGGCCTTCGGGTCGGCGTTTTCACCTCCACTGACAACTTCTAA
- a CDS encoding DUF3859 domain-containing protein, producing the protein MHLTRPSALLALLMTCGLAQAEVRVEGPVEYGVFEGPQAELQSGERVLRRSNEQIRQTESVPAKLGTKFGMRYQLAGKVADDQPLTLLYFTPGIRTPDGVRHDKFEVIQKLVPGAPQDVMAYEFTESHEVVPGEWRFMVFQGDRLLTQQRFVVR; encoded by the coding sequence ATGCATCTCACCCGTCCAAGCGCGCTGCTCGCGCTGTTGATGACCTGTGGCCTGGCCCAGGCGGAAGTCCGTGTCGAAGGTCCGGTGGAGTACGGTGTATTCGAAGGGCCACAAGCCGAGCTGCAATCGGGCGAGCGGGTCCTGCGTCGCAGCAACGAACAGATCCGCCAGACCGAAAGCGTGCCGGCCAAGCTGGGCACCAAATTTGGCATGCGCTACCAGTTGGCGGGCAAGGTCGCGGATGACCAACCGTTGACCCTGCTGTACTTCACGCCAGGCATTCGTACTCCCGATGGCGTGCGGCATGACAAGTTCGAAGTCATCCAGAAACTGGTGCCCGGTGCGCCTCAGGACGTGATGGCGTATGAGTTCACCGAAAGCCATGAAGTGGTGCCGGGGGAATGGCGGTTCATGGTGTTCCAGGGTGATCGACTGCTGACGCAGCAGCGGTTTGTCGTGCGCTGA
- a CDS encoding ATP-binding protein has product MTLRRRWDINTRTQLIALGPALLLTVLLISFFTFVRIQDLRQELNHTGQLIANQLAPAAEYGVISGNNEVLESLLTATLATPHVRFLEVQDRSERVLVYVEQPAQTGGHSRQVEVFQAPVRLQRIALNNDFLQSAGPSIEMPGEDYLGRVIVGMSSDAFSQRQQEILLKAAILALFALLFTFLVARRLAASLSQPIRDIGNAVKAIQQGDYSTPLPIVDDGELGALSRHINNLADGLEQASREQHQAMAQLIKTREEAEKANSAKSEFLAMMSHELRTPMNGVLGMLQLLETTQMTDEQQEYTALASESTEHLLKVINDILDFSRIERSALELEHIPFNLSELVGSCAQSFQHSAAQRKLGLDLLIPDDMKVLRVQGDPTRIRQILVNLIGNALKFTDQGRVTVQCQWQALDHELLWFTCTVRDSGIGIPAESLERMFDAFQQADSSISRRYGGTGLGLPIARTLAERMGGTLRAQSQEGQGSVFTLEIPLALSRLAPPILVPRLPAGNGDGEGRNILLVEDNPVNQTVIEAMLRSLGFKVSVATDGAQAVRSAESLIFEAILMDCRLPVIDGYEATRQIRQLPGCAEVPIIALTANALQGDREACLAAGMNDYLAKPFKRVDLQQILQRWVG; this is encoded by the coding sequence ATGACCTTGCGTCGCCGTTGGGACATCAATACCCGCACCCAGCTCATTGCGCTTGGCCCGGCTTTGTTGCTGACCGTGCTGTTGATCAGCTTTTTCACCTTCGTGCGAATCCAGGACCTGCGCCAGGAACTCAACCACACCGGGCAACTGATCGCTAACCAACTGGCCCCGGCGGCGGAATACGGTGTGATCTCCGGCAACAACGAAGTACTGGAAAGCCTGCTCACGGCCACGCTCGCCACGCCACACGTGCGCTTCCTGGAAGTCCAGGATCGCTCGGAGCGGGTGCTTGTGTACGTCGAGCAACCGGCACAAACCGGCGGCCATTCCCGGCAGGTGGAGGTGTTCCAGGCCCCGGTTCGCCTGCAGCGCATTGCCTTGAATAATGATTTCCTGCAGAGCGCCGGCCCGTCCATCGAAATGCCCGGCGAGGATTATCTGGGCCGTGTCATCGTCGGCATGTCCAGTGACGCCTTCAGCCAGCGCCAACAGGAAATTTTGCTCAAGGCAGCGATCCTGGCCCTGTTCGCCCTGTTGTTCACCTTCCTGGTGGCGCGTCGCCTGGCGGCGAGCCTGTCGCAGCCGATTCGCGACATCGGCAACGCGGTCAAGGCCATCCAGCAAGGCGACTACAGCACCCCACTGCCGATCGTCGATGACGGCGAACTGGGCGCGTTGTCGCGGCACATCAACAATCTGGCGGACGGCCTGGAACAAGCCAGCCGCGAACAGCACCAGGCCATGGCGCAACTGATCAAGACTCGGGAGGAAGCGGAAAAAGCCAACAGCGCCAAGTCGGAATTCCTCGCGATGATGAGCCATGAACTGCGCACGCCGATGAACGGTGTGCTGGGCATGCTGCAGCTGCTGGAAACCACGCAGATGACCGATGAGCAGCAGGAGTACACCGCGCTGGCGTCGGAATCCACCGAGCACCTGTTGAAGGTGATCAACGACATCCTCGATTTCTCGCGCATCGAACGTTCGGCGCTGGAACTGGAACATATTCCTTTCAACTTGTCTGAACTGGTCGGCAGCTGTGCCCAATCGTTCCAGCACAGCGCCGCGCAACGCAAGCTGGGCCTGGACCTGCTGATCCCTGACGACATGAAGGTGCTGCGGGTGCAAGGCGACCCGACGCGTATCCGGCAGATCCTGGTGAACCTGATCGGCAACGCACTGAAGTTCACCGACCAGGGACGCGTCACCGTGCAATGCCAATGGCAGGCCCTGGATCACGAGTTGCTGTGGTTCACCTGCACGGTGCGCGACAGTGGCATCGGTATCCCAGCCGAGAGCCTGGAGCGGATGTTCGATGCTTTCCAACAGGCCGACAGTTCGATTTCCCGGCGCTACGGCGGCACGGGCCTGGGCCTGCCGATCGCCCGCACCCTGGCCGAGCGCATGGGCGGCACGCTGCGTGCCCAGAGCCAGGAGGGCCAGGGTTCGGTGTTTACCTTGGAAATTCCGTTGGCCCTGTCGCGCCTGGCCCCACCGATCCTCGTCCCGCGCCTGCCTGCTGGAAACGGTGATGGAGAAGGCCGCAACATCTTGCTAGTAGAAGACAACCCGGTGAACCAGACCGTGATCGAAGCGATGCTGCGCAGCCTGGGCTTCAAGGTCAGCGTTGCCACGGACGGCGCCCAGGCGGTACGCAGCGCCGAGAGCCTGATTTTCGAAGCGATCCTGATGGACTGCCGGCTGCCGGTGATCGATGGCTACGAAGCCACGCGCCAGATTCGCCAGTTGCCCGGCTGCGCCGAGGTGCCCATCATCGCGCTGACGGCCAACGCGTTGCAGGGCGACCGCGAAGCGTGTCTCGCAGCGGGCATGAACGATTACCTGGCAAAACCCTTCAAACGGGTAGACCTGCAGCAGATTCTGCAGCGTTGGGTGGGATGA
- a CDS encoding ABC transporter substrate-binding protein codes for MFGGQPSKTPFCGRLWWLLCLAFAGLLGSLEARAAEILLTGAQDSPGVQSFTQALQARRPQDRVRFALLSSLPAPDRLPADARLVLLDLPSLDWRLQTPNGPATLVLRISRQQARERLGEATPAQLSLLWSDPPMARQLRLIRKVLPQVRRVGVLFDRHSEFLLKDLRQAATPLGLEIVSERWDDTNDSRPLQRLLGQSDVLLGLDDPDLYNPKTVKNVLLSSYARQRALIGPSAAFVKAGSLASTYSDQEDWLAILDDLLDRPTATWPRALYPARFKILSNQQVARSLGIEPIDAEYVAAQLAEGEHRP; via the coding sequence ATGTTCGGCGGCCAACCGAGCAAGACGCCCTTTTGTGGCCGCCTGTGGTGGCTGCTGTGCCTGGCGTTCGCCGGCCTGCTGGGCTCCCTTGAGGCGCGGGCCGCCGAGATTCTGTTGACCGGCGCCCAGGACAGCCCCGGCGTGCAATCGTTTACCCAAGCCCTACAGGCCCGGCGTCCCCAGGACCGCGTGCGGTTTGCACTCCTGTCCAGCCTGCCGGCACCGGACCGTTTGCCCGCCGACGCGCGCCTGGTCCTGCTGGACCTGCCGAGCCTCGACTGGCGCCTGCAAACGCCCAACGGTCCGGCCACCCTGGTGCTGCGGATCAGCCGCCAACAAGCCCGCGAGCGCCTCGGCGAGGCGACGCCCGCTCAACTGAGCCTGCTCTGGAGCGATCCGCCGATGGCCCGGCAATTGCGCCTGATTCGCAAAGTCCTGCCGCAAGTGCGGCGGGTCGGCGTGCTGTTCGACAGGCACAGCGAGTTTCTGCTCAAGGACCTTCGCCAGGCCGCGACGCCCCTGGGCCTGGAAATCGTCAGCGAACGCTGGGACGACACCAACGACAGCCGCCCCTTGCAAAGGCTGTTGGGCCAGAGCGATGTCTTGCTGGGCCTCGATGACCCCGACCTCTATAACCCCAAGACCGTGAAGAACGTGCTGCTCAGCAGTTATGCCCGACAACGGGCGCTGATCGGCCCAAGTGCCGCCTTCGTCAAGGCCGGCAGCCTGGCCAGCACCTACAGCGACCAGGAAGATTGGCTGGCGATTCTTGACGACCTGCTCGACCGCCCCACCGCCACTTGGCCACGCGCCTTGTATCCGGCCCGCTTCAAGATTCTGAGCAACCAGCAGGTCGCCCGCTCGCTGGGGATCGAACCGATTGACGCCGAATACGTTGCTGCGCAGTTGGCAGAAGGAGAACATCGCCCATGA
- a CDS encoding amidohydrolase family protein: MPVPSTRLIFACLLAVSSSGAVAREYAYSDAHLHYVDFFQETAGMPKLLKAMADNRIEHVMISGVPVAKKWHEDEPKRPRYYAGDDADAYWYSATDVIVAAAVNKLPAEQRQHFHPFLSGFNPNDKNSAAHIQRMLDLYPGLWQGIGEVFTRHDDLTALTSGDTPRANNEAMTRIYHLAAENDLPVMLHSNITSKRERNPLYLAEVEEPLRNHPHTRFIWAHAGTSMEIHRHQTQLDFLLPTLTRMLESYPNLFIDLSWSMLTPYLLDEAGKPRDEWVKLVERFPERFMLGSDVVGRFNKLGKELRSFDPFLDALPEDVARKVARDNFLSVLPRSAAR, encoded by the coding sequence GTGCCCGTGCCCTCGACCCGTCTGATTTTCGCCTGTTTGCTGGCCGTTTCCAGCAGCGGCGCCGTCGCTCGCGAATATGCCTACAGCGATGCGCACCTGCATTACGTCGATTTCTTCCAGGAAACCGCCGGCATGCCCAAGCTGCTCAAGGCCATGGCCGACAACCGCATCGAGCACGTCATGATTTCCGGCGTGCCGGTGGCAAAGAAATGGCATGAGGACGAGCCCAAGCGTCCGCGTTATTACGCCGGTGACGATGCGGACGCCTATTGGTATAGCGCCACCGACGTGATAGTCGCCGCAGCGGTAAACAAACTGCCCGCCGAACAACGCCAGCATTTCCATCCGTTCCTGTCAGGCTTCAATCCCAACGACAAGAATTCCGCTGCGCATATCCAGCGCATGCTCGACCTGTACCCTGGGCTGTGGCAAGGCATCGGCGAAGTGTTCACTCGCCATGACGACTTGACGGCGCTGACCTCCGGCGACACCCCCCGCGCTAACAACGAGGCCATGACCCGGATTTATCACCTGGCCGCCGAGAACGACCTGCCGGTGATGCTGCATTCCAATATCACGTCCAAGCGTGAGAGAAATCCGCTTTATCTGGCGGAAGTGGAAGAGCCGTTGCGTAATCATCCACACACACGGTTCATTTGGGCTCATGCCGGCACCAGCATGGAGATTCATCGGCACCAGACTCAGCTGGATTTCCTGCTGCCCACGCTGACGCGGATGCTCGAGTCCTACCCCAACCTGTTCATCGACCTGTCCTGGAGCATGCTCACGCCGTATTTGCTCGACGAGGCGGGCAAGCCCAGGGATGAATGGGTAAAGCTGGTGGAGCGCTTCCCTGAACGCTTCATGCTGGGATCTGATGTGGTAGGACGCTTCAACAAACTGGGTAAGGAGCTGCGCAGCTTTGACCCGTTCCTGGACGCCTTGCCGGAAGACGTGGCGAGGAAAGTGGCGCGGGATAATTTCCTTTCGGTGTTGCCGCGCTCAGCGGCCCGCTGA
- the fabB gene encoding beta-ketoacyl-ACP synthase I, translating into MRRVVITGLGIVSCLGNDKETVSANLRASRPGIRYNPEYAEMGLRSQVSGSIDLNLEELIDRKIYRFVGHAAAYAYLAMKDAIADSGLTEEQVSNPRTGLIAGSGGASTLNQMEALDILREKGVKRVGPYRVTRTMSSTVSACLATPFKIKGLNYSIASACATSAHCIGTAMEQIQMGKQDIVFAGGGEEEHWSQSFLFDAMGALSSKRNDTPEKASRAYDADRDGFVIAGGGGMVVVEELEHALARGAKIYAEIVGYGATSDGYDMVAPSGEGAVRCMQMAMSTVDAPIDYLNTHGTSTPVGDVAEMKGVREVFGDKAPAISSTKSLSGHSLGAAGVHEAIYCMLMMEGNFMAGSANIDELDPEVADLPILTKTRENATINTVMSNSFGFGGTNATLVMKRWQGK; encoded by the coding sequence ATGCGCCGCGTCGTTATCACTGGTCTGGGCATCGTTTCGTGCCTGGGCAATGACAAAGAGACCGTCTCCGCTAACCTGCGTGCAAGTCGCCCTGGCATCCGGTACAACCCGGAATATGCCGAAATGGGTCTGCGTAGCCAGGTTTCCGGCTCCATTGACCTCAACCTCGAAGAGCTGATCGATCGCAAGATCTATCGTTTCGTCGGCCATGCGGCGGCTTACGCCTACCTGGCCATGAAGGACGCCATCGCTGACTCCGGCCTGACCGAAGAGCAGGTATCCAACCCGCGCACCGGCCTGATCGCCGGCTCCGGCGGCGCCTCGACCTTGAACCAGATGGAAGCGCTGGACATCCTGCGCGAGAAAGGCGTCAAGCGCGTAGGTCCGTACCGCGTCACGCGGACCATGAGCAGCACCGTTTCCGCCTGCCTGGCCACACCATTCAAGATCAAGGGCCTGAACTACTCCATCGCTTCTGCCTGCGCCACCAGTGCCCACTGCATCGGTACCGCCATGGAACAGATCCAGATGGGCAAGCAGGACATCGTCTTTGCCGGTGGCGGCGAAGAAGAACATTGGAGCCAGTCGTTCCTGTTCGACGCGATGGGCGCCCTGTCCAGCAAGCGCAACGACACACCGGAAAAAGCCTCTCGTGCCTACGATGCCGACCGTGACGGCTTCGTCATCGCCGGCGGTGGTGGCATGGTCGTGGTCGAGGAGCTGGAACACGCCCTCGCCCGTGGCGCAAAAATCTATGCGGAAATTGTCGGCTACGGCGCCACTTCGGACGGCTACGACATGGTTGCCCCGAGCGGCGAAGGTGCCGTGCGTTGCATGCAAATGGCGATGTCCACCGTCGATGCACCGATCGACTACCTGAACACCCACGGCACCTCGACCCCGGTCGGCGATGTCGCGGAGATGAAAGGCGTGCGTGAAGTGTTCGGCGACAAAGCCCCGGCCATCAGCTCCACCAAGAGCCTGTCGGGTCACTCCCTGGGCGCCGCCGGCGTTCACGAAGCGATCTACTGCATGCTGATGATGGAAGGCAACTTCATGGCCGGTTCGGCCAACATCGACGAGCTGGACCCGGAAGTGGCCGACCTGCCGATCCTGACCAAGACTCGCGAAAATGCCACCATCAACACCGTGATGAGCAACAGCTTCGGCTTCGGTGGCACTAACGCCACCTTGGTGATGAAGCGCTGGCAGGGCAAGTAA